The following proteins are encoded in a genomic region of Thermovenabulum gondwanense:
- the proC gene encoding pyrroline-5-carboxylate reductase translates to MDGKKLGFFGAGSMAQALIKGILGALTFPPEGIYVTNKNNEERLRFIEKNFSVRTTRDHQALLKECDVIIIAVKPRDINELLCNIKNYITRDHLVISVVAGVTTSMIEKLVGKNIKVIRAMPNTSCQVKESATAIATGRYAKPEDEEEAFRIFSSVGKVVKVDEQWMDAVTALSGSGPAYVYLMIESLTEAGVKAGLPNEIALNLSIQTVFGAAKMVVETGEMPENLRKKVMSPGGTTVAAIETLKKMGFGDSIIQAVKNAAHRSKELMKERENYNGN, encoded by the coding sequence ATGGATGGTAAAAAACTGGGTTTTTTTGGAGCCGGTTCAATGGCTCAAGCCTTAATTAAAGGAATATTAGGAGCATTGACTTTTCCGCCGGAAGGGATATATGTTACAAATAAAAATAACGAAGAAAGGCTAAGATTTATTGAAAAAAATTTTTCTGTCAGGACTACACGAGATCACCAGGCTTTATTAAAAGAGTGTGATGTAATTATTATTGCTGTAAAACCCAGGGATATTAATGAGCTTTTGTGTAATATAAAGAATTATATAACCAGGGATCATCTGGTTATTTCCGTAGTTGCCGGCGTCACCACTTCAATGATAGAAAAGTTAGTGGGAAAAAATATAAAGGTTATAAGGGCGATGCCCAATACCTCATGTCAGGTAAAGGAATCGGCCACAGCAATTGCCACCGGAAGATATGCGAAGCCTGAGGATGAAGAAGAAGCCTTTAGAATATTTTCTTCGGTAGGTAAAGTGGTGAAAGTTGATGAACAATGGATGGATGCGGTTACTGCACTTTCGGGAAGCGGACCGGCATATGTTTATCTTATGATTGAATCCTTAACCGAAGCCGGCGTAAAAGCAGGTTTACCCAATGAAATTGCATTAAATCTATCAATTCAAACGGTTTTTGGGGCTGCAAAAATGGTGGTAGAGACCGGGGAAATGCCGGAAAACTTGCGTAAAAAAGTAATGTCCCCGGGAGGTACCACTGTAGCCGCTATAGAAACTTTAAAGAAAATGGGTTTTGGGGACTCAATTATTCAGGCTGTAAAAAATGCAGCACATCGTTCAAAAGAGCTTATGAAGGAAAGGGAAAATTACAATGGTAATTAA
- the rpsT gene encoding 30S ribosomal protein S20, giving the protein MPNTASAKKKLRQAIKRTIRNRIVKASIKTAVKKFNEALKSKDAETIKIALKNAIKALDKAAAKGVIHKNAAARKKSSLYRRLKEQNIAI; this is encoded by the coding sequence TTGCCAAATACTGCATCTGCAAAAAAGAAGCTTCGCCAAGCAATTAAAAGAACCATTCGTAATCGAATTGTAAAAGCCAGTATAAAAACCGCCGTAAAAAAATTCAACGAAGCGTTAAAATCAAAAGACGCAGAAACAATAAAAATCGCCCTTAAAAATGCTATAAAGGCTTTAGATAAAGCTGCAGCAAAAGGCGTTATACATAAGAACGCCGCTGCAAGAAAAAAGTCCAGCCTTTACAGAAGGTTAAAGGAACAAAATATTGCAATTTAA
- a CDS encoding phage holin family protein translates to MIGMIIRFIVSALVLMLVSFLIPGFQVAGFTGALIAAIVIAILGFIVESLLGKSVSPQSRGIVGFITAAVVIYLAQFIVPSMRVTWWGALLASLVIGIIDAFVPTELR, encoded by the coding sequence ATGATAGGTATGATAATTAGGTTTATAGTTTCGGCTCTGGTGTTGATGCTGGTAAGTTTTCTAATACCCGGATTTCAGGTGGCCGGGTTTACTGGAGCTCTTATCGCTGCAATTGTAATAGCAATTCTGGGGTTTATCGTGGAAAGCTTGCTTGGTAAATCCGTTTCGCCTCAGAGCAGAGGAATAGTAGGGTTTATTACCGCTGCAGTGGTTATTTACCTTGCACAGTTTATAGTGCCTTCCATGAGGGTAACTTGGTGGGGAGCTTTGCTTGCTTCTTTGGTAATAGGTATAATTGATGCCTTTGTGCCTACTGAATTAAGGTAG
- the hemW gene encoding radical SAM family heme chaperone HemW: MLLKDISVYIHIPFCIKKCFYCDFNSYSNFDLVDDYLNALFYEIERYKDLKRPVKTLYIGGGTPTVLNEKKLYLLINTLYKNFSINNEVEFTVEANPETLTKNKIKVLKKMGVNRLSIGLQAYDDKLLKVLGRIHDVKRFEKAYFEARETGFENINVDIIFGIPGQTKDKFEKELKKLIKLEPSHISCYSLTLEEGTVLHLMMQKGLLELPDEDEERYMYHTAKELLENEGYIHYEISNFAKPGKECVHNITYWKCEEYLGFGAGAHSFIGNLRFSNYKGIKEYIESIFNKNLRRYEEIYVLSQKDKMQEFVFMGLRRVEGISKNEFKNRFCKQINDIYGSKILELKEKGLIYEDEEKIKLTLKGLDLANLVFMEFID, translated from the coding sequence ATGCTATTAAAGGATATTTCTGTTTACATTCATATACCTTTTTGTATAAAAAAATGTTTTTACTGCGATTTTAATTCTTATTCTAATTTTGATTTAGTGGATGACTATTTAAATGCTCTTTTTTATGAGATAGAACGCTATAAAGATTTAAAAAGACCTGTAAAAACTTTATACATTGGTGGCGGGACTCCTACAGTTTTAAATGAGAAAAAATTATATCTGTTGATAAACACCCTGTATAAAAATTTTAGTATAAATAACGAAGTAGAATTTACAGTGGAAGCAAATCCCGAAACCCTCACAAAAAATAAAATTAAGGTTTTAAAAAAAATGGGAGTAAACAGGCTGAGCATTGGTTTGCAGGCTTATGATGATAAGCTATTGAAAGTCCTCGGGAGGATTCACGATGTAAAAAGATTCGAAAAAGCCTATTTTGAAGCAAGGGAAACTGGATTTGAAAATATTAATGTAGATATAATTTTCGGTATTCCCGGTCAGACAAAGGATAAATTTGAAAAAGAATTGAAAAAGTTGATAAAGTTAGAACCTTCCCACATATCCTGCTACAGCCTCACCCTGGAAGAAGGGACAGTTCTTCATTTAATGATGCAAAAAGGATTACTGGAATTACCTGATGAAGATGAAGAAAGGTACATGTATCATACGGCTAAGGAATTACTCGAAAATGAAGGTTATATTCACTATGAAATTTCCAATTTTGCAAAGCCGGGAAAAGAATGTGTGCACAATATAACTTACTGGAAGTGTGAGGAATATCTGGGCTTCGGAGCGGGAGCCCATTCTTTTATTGGAAATTTAAGGTTCAGCAATTATAAAGGAATAAAGGAATATATTGAAAGCATATTTAATAAAAATTTGAGAAGGTATGAGGAGATTTATGTCCTTAGCCAAAAGGATAAAATGCAGGAGTTCGTGTTTATGGGACTTCGAAGGGTGGAAGGGATTTCAAAAAATGAATTTAAAAATCGATTTTGTAAACAAATTAATGATATTTATGGGTCAAAAATCCTTGAGCTGAAAGAAAAAGGCCTAATTTATGAGGATGAGGAAAAGATTAAACTAACCCTAAAAGGGCTTGACCTTGCCAATCTTGTTTTCATGGAATTTATAGATTAG
- the spoIIP gene encoding stage II sporulation protein P, with amino-acid sequence MQGIKVIKIKRITVKILLLICFLFLISNLGFLIYKRAFLQETITAFNEQRQIQVFEYIKAFDDRFFEFIFSQTIPSYEVLVEKAQLDKKTGNRSNTPIARSILKLALNINSFSGKDIINYQMPILGQIRLEAASTPGVEIDGSSENEENPLPEQIPENEHEPENEENESLIPPEVEPEQIDEVVPVKGAPIVLIYHTHTTESYMPSKAYNYKPRDKAFHSDDLNFTVVKVGEILKKELENYGIKVLHDKTIHDVPTYMYSYSNSLNTVQGLLKKYPTLQILIDLHRDAPYSDPDKSRELTTVKINGKLYSRIMLVVGTDKMFPHPNWKENYKFALLIQEKMEELFPGLAREIDLREQRFNQHLSKKAILVEIGSHGNTMEESIESAKAFAKVLNDVIKSLSKKS; translated from the coding sequence ATGCAGGGTATAAAGGTGATAAAAATTAAAAGAATTACTGTTAAAATACTTTTATTAATCTGTTTTTTATTTTTAATATCAAATTTAGGTTTTTTAATTTATAAAAGAGCTTTTTTGCAAGAAACCATTACTGCTTTTAACGAACAAAGACAAATTCAAGTATTTGAGTACATAAAAGCCTTTGATGACAGATTTTTTGAATTCATTTTTTCCCAGACGATTCCCAGTTACGAAGTCTTAGTTGAAAAAGCCCAGCTGGATAAAAAAACAGGAAACAGAAGTAATACACCAATTGCGAGGAGTATTTTAAAACTTGCATTAAATATTAATTCGTTTTCAGGGAAGGATATAATTAACTATCAAATGCCCATTTTAGGTCAGATCCGCTTGGAGGCTGCATCCACACCGGGAGTTGAAATTGACGGCAGCTCAGAAAATGAAGAAAATCCCTTGCCGGAACAAATTCCCGAAAATGAGCATGAACCGGAAAATGAAGAAAATGAAAGTCTTATTCCTCCTGAAGTGGAGCCCGAACAAATTGATGAGGTTGTACCGGTAAAAGGGGCACCTATTGTTCTTATTTATCACACCCATACCACCGAATCCTATATGCCGTCAAAGGCTTACAATTATAAGCCCAGGGACAAAGCCTTTCATTCAGATGATTTGAATTTTACGGTGGTGAAGGTAGGAGAGATTTTAAAAAAGGAATTGGAAAATTACGGGATAAAGGTTTTGCATGATAAAACGATCCATGACGTGCCTACATATATGTATTCCTATTCTAATTCTTTAAATACCGTGCAGGGATTATTAAAAAAATATCCTACTCTTCAGATTCTTATTGATCTACACAGGGATGCTCCCTACTCCGATCCCGATAAGTCCAGGGAATTGACTACTGTTAAGATAAACGGAAAACTTTATTCAAGAATTATGCTGGTTGTAGGGACGGATAAAATGTTTCCGCATCCAAATTGGAAAGAAAACTATAAATTTGCATTGCTGATTCAAGAAAAAATGGAAGAGCTCTTTCCCGGTCTTGCAAGAGAAATAGATCTGAGGGAACAGCGATTCAATCAACATCTTTCTAAAAAGGCCATTCTTGTAGAGATTGGAAGTCATGGAAATACAATGGAAGAATCCATAGAATCGGCTAAGGCTTTTGCCAAAGTACTGAATGATGTGATAAAATCCCTTTCAAAGAAATCGTAA
- a CDS encoding DNA internalization-related competence protein ComEC/Rec2 — protein sequence MYRFFLNVTIAMITGYLTAYFLPDAGRFFYYFASIFILISLSLLFYYLNTRKYNHIILITAVFLLSLLYFHYYELKMQNDFIDYNGQELELIGYIKDFPEVKSNEVIYSINTLYIKKDSTYKRIKGIIRLKTVGNKNLFNYGDVLRFKGKIRIPKERTNPGSADYKAVMLQKGIFATIFSREIEKIGEYNEGLLRTYIYKVAYNLREHYRKVLQSNLDLKFSSVMMSVIFGIKSNVDSELLKEMGEGGIIHVLAASGLNVGIIYTAFYSLLNFIKIKRSIKAYISLFIVFIYALAANFSPPVFRAFIMLLIMVLGNIINRRSDPVNNLSFAAFLVLIFNPFLLFSISFQFSFLATLGLILFYGYFKRMFSFLPNFLNTTFSTTLSAQILLIPFLIYYFHYISLVSIFTNIIIVPIISFCLLIGLISGINIFPIFNSILLKLSELLLKYSLMFNSIVIKFPYAVVPVEDKGLLPLILYYLIIAILFDFPNNMLSKGNYYIYYYKKFKVTTLILSILLIIFIYFQKSPLQITFLDVGQGDSCVIKTEDNKAFIIDGGGTPGYLTGDFDTGKDILDPFLKSKGLNNIEALIISHFDDDHARGLLYILKNYKVNYLIYGARSSAMLYDEIIRVAIKKNVKVLSITGGDEFKYRNIKFEVLNPLKKYDYKDENDASIVLKMDYKGFKILFTGDLSVEGEKLLLQQKADLKANVLKVGHHGSRTSSSQEFVKAVSPQFAVISVGENNFGHPSEDVLNLLKKQKISILRTDELGAITFKIFDNRIRIETMRDN from the coding sequence TTGTATAGATTTTTTCTCAATGTTACAATAGCAATGATTACAGGATATTTAACGGCTTATTTTCTCCCCGATGCCGGGAGATTTTTTTATTATTTTGCCTCAATCTTTATTTTAATTTCTCTTTCTTTATTGTTTTATTATTTAAACACCAGAAAATATAATCATATTATATTAATAACTGCCGTTTTTTTATTAAGCCTTTTATATTTTCATTATTATGAATTAAAGATGCAAAATGATTTTATTGATTACAATGGTCAAGAATTAGAATTAATAGGATATATAAAGGATTTTCCCGAAGTAAAAAGTAATGAAGTGATCTATTCTATAAACACCCTATATATTAAAAAAGATAGTACATATAAAAGAATAAAAGGTATAATAAGGCTTAAAACCGTAGGCAATAAAAACCTTTTCAACTACGGTGATGTTTTGAGGTTTAAAGGGAAGATAAGAATTCCAAAAGAAAGAACCAATCCTGGAAGCGCTGATTATAAAGCTGTGATGTTGCAAAAAGGAATTTTTGCAACGATTTTTTCCCGGGAAATAGAAAAAATAGGTGAGTATAATGAAGGCTTATTAAGGACTTATATTTATAAAGTAGCTTATAATTTAAGGGAGCATTATCGGAAGGTATTACAAAGTAATTTAGATTTAAAATTTTCTTCAGTGATGATGAGCGTGATTTTTGGTATAAAATCAAATGTGGATTCGGAGTTGCTCAAGGAAATGGGAGAAGGGGGCATTATACACGTTCTTGCTGCCTCGGGGCTTAATGTAGGGATAATTTATACCGCTTTCTATAGTTTGCTAAATTTTATAAAAATTAAACGTTCTATTAAAGCCTATATTTCTTTATTTATAGTGTTCATTTATGCTCTTGCAGCAAATTTTTCCCCTCCGGTTTTCAGGGCATTTATTATGCTTCTAATTATGGTTTTGGGAAATATTATAAACAGGAGATCGGATCCGGTAAATAACTTATCCTTTGCGGCTTTTTTAGTATTAATTTTTAACCCTTTTTTATTATTTTCCATTAGCTTTCAATTTTCTTTTTTAGCTACTCTGGGTTTAATCTTATTTTACGGTTATTTTAAGAGGATGTTTTCTTTCTTGCCGAATTTTTTAAATACAACTTTTTCTACTACCCTTTCCGCACAAATATTGTTAATACCTTTTTTGATATACTACTTTCACTATATTTCCTTAGTGAGTATTTTTACAAATATTATAATCGTTCCCATTATAAGTTTTTGTTTATTAATCGGACTGATCTCAGGAATAAATATATTCCCCATTTTTAATTCTATTTTATTAAAATTGAGTGAATTGCTTTTAAAGTATTCCTTGATGTTTAACAGTATTGTAATTAAATTTCCTTATGCAGTGGTACCCGTAGAGGATAAAGGTCTTTTACCATTAATACTGTATTATCTAATTATTGCGATACTGTTTGATTTTCCTAATAATATGTTAAGTAAAGGAAATTATTATATATATTATTACAAGAAATTTAAAGTAACAACCCTAATTTTAAGTATTCTTTTAATTATTTTTATATATTTTCAAAAAAGTCCTCTTCAAATAACTTTTCTCGACGTTGGTCAGGGGGATTCCTGTGTTATAAAAACTGAAGATAATAAGGCGTTTATAATAGATGGTGGAGGAACACCAGGGTATTTAACCGGAGATTTCGATACCGGAAAAGATATTCTTGATCCTTTTTTAAAAAGTAAAGGTTTAAATAATATTGAAGCGTTAATAATAAGTCATTTCGATGATGATCATGCCAGGGGTCTTTTATATATACTTAAAAATTATAAGGTTAATTATCTGATTTACGGTGCCAGAAGTAGTGCAATGCTTTATGACGAAATTATTAGGGTTGCTATAAAGAAAAACGTTAAAGTATTGAGCATAACCGGAGGGGATGAATTTAAATACAGAAATATAAAATTTGAAGTTCTGAATCCTTTAAAAAAATACGACTATAAAGATGAAAATGATGCATCTATTGTACTCAAAATGGATTATAAAGGTTTCAAAATATTATTTACCGGTGATTTGAGCGTGGAGGGAGAAAAACTGCTTTTACAGCAAAAAGCCGATTTAAAAGCCAATGTATTAAAAGTTGGACATCACGGCAGTAGGACTTCCAGTTCCCAAGAGTTTGTTAAAGCGGTAAGCCCTCAGTTTGCAGTGATATCTGTAGGGGAAAATAATTTTGGGCATCCTTCGGAAGATGTGCTTAATTTATTAAAAAAACAAAAAATTTCTATCTTAAGGACAGATGAATTAGGAGCTATTACCTTTAAAATTTTTGATAATAGAATACGTATAGAAACCATGAGAGATAATTAA
- the gpr gene encoding GPR endopeptidase produces the protein MNIRTDLAIEAREMVGKGEVPGVLFEKEGTLSLRISRVRVLNEEGKKAIGKPIGTYITIETDGIRNKEQKFIKRICEAIAREINKMLNISLNSTVLVIGLGNWNVTPDSLGPKVIEKIFVTKHLIEYMPESYNPEEGIRPVCALSPGVLGITGIETGEIIMGVVNRVKPSALIVIDALASRSLERIGASIQISDTGIHPGSGVGNKRMGITKEIIGIPVIAIGVPTVVDAATIANDTLEKVFDSIEREIKPGTELFKLVTNLSKEEKYRMIKEVLSPYVGELVVTPKEIDSLIEDAAHVLAHGINLALHPGIKYEDLNNLLIH, from the coding sequence ATAAATATTCGCACCGATTTGGCAATTGAAGCCCGGGAGATGGTGGGTAAAGGAGAGGTTCCCGGGGTTTTGTTTGAAAAAGAGGGAACACTAAGTTTAAGAATTAGCAGGGTAAGGGTATTAAATGAAGAGGGGAAAAAAGCTATTGGCAAGCCCATTGGCACTTATATAACTATTGAGACAGATGGTATCAGGAATAAGGAGCAAAAATTTATCAAGAGAATATGTGAAGCCATTGCCAGAGAAATAAACAAAATGCTAAACATTTCTTTAAATTCTACCGTTCTCGTTATAGGTCTTGGAAACTGGAATGTTACACCGGATTCCTTAGGGCCAAAGGTTATTGAAAAAATATTCGTCACAAAGCATCTTATAGAATATATGCCCGAAAGTTACAACCCCGAAGAAGGGATAAGGCCGGTATGTGCCCTTTCGCCCGGAGTGCTGGGTATTACAGGCATTGAAACCGGAGAAATTATAATGGGGGTTGTAAACAGGGTAAAGCCATCCGCTCTTATAGTTATAGACGCCCTTGCCTCAAGAAGCCTTGAGAGAATAGGAGCAAGTATTCAGATATCCGATACGGGGATTCACCCCGGATCCGGGGTGGGAAACAAAAGGATGGGGATTACAAAAGAAATTATAGGAATACCCGTTATTGCTATTGGAGTTCCTACTGTAGTTGATGCAGCCACCATTGCTAACGATACTTTGGAAAAAGTTTTTGACTCCATTGAGCGTGAAATTAAACCCGGAACGGAGCTGTTCAAACTCGTGACAAATCTCAGTAAAGAAGAAAAATATAGAATGATAAAAGAAGTATTATCACCTTATGTGGGAGAGCTTGTTGTAACTCCAAAAGAAATAGATTCTTTGATAGAAGATGCTGCGCACGTACTGGCTCACGGGATTAATTTAGCCCTGCATCCCGGAATTAAATATGAAGATTTAAATAATTTATTGATACATTGA
- the lepA gene encoding translation elongation factor 4 produces MPIPQERIRNFCIIAHIDHGKSTLADRLLEFTGTISQREMKEQVLDRMDIERERGITIKAQAVRMIYKADDGLEYLLNLIDTPGHVDFNYEVSRSLAACEGALLVVDATQGIEAQTLANTYLALEHNLEIIPVINKIDLPSAHPEEVKKEIEEVIGLPADDALLISAKEGIGIKEVLEAVVKKIPAPKGSEDDPLRALIFDSLYDSYKGAIAFVRVMEGSIKPGQTIKMMSTGKTFLVTEVGIFSPDMETTDCLRAGEVGYVVAGIKNVKDTRVGDTITDAERPAQNPLPGYKKAVPMVFSGMYPADGEDYEKLKEALEKLQLNDAALYFEPETSAALGFGFRCGFLGLLHMEIIQERLEREYDINMITTAPSVVYKIKKTDGEEIMVDNPTNFPDPSKIEYIEEPFVEAQIMLPTEYVGPVMELCQDKRGIFKDMQYINEKRVILRYHMPLLEIIYDFFDQLKSRTRGYASLDYEFIGYFKSDLCKVDILVNGEIVDALSFIVHKDKAYYRARQIVEKLKEVIPRQLFEIPIQAAIGGRIIARETIKALRKNVLAKCYGGDVTRKKKLLEKQKEGKKRMRQFGKVELPQEAFMSVLKMG; encoded by the coding sequence ATGCCGATACCCCAGGAGAGGATTAGAAATTTTTGTATAATCGCTCATATAGATCATGGTAAATCTACCTTGGCGGATAGATTATTGGAATTTACCGGGACCATTTCCCAAAGGGAAATGAAAGAACAGGTCCTCGACAGAATGGATATTGAAAGAGAAAGAGGAATTACCATAAAGGCTCAGGCAGTAAGAATGATCTACAAAGCCGACGATGGTCTGGAGTACCTTTTAAATCTTATAGATACCCCCGGTCACGTAGATTTTAATTATGAAGTTTCCAGGAGCCTTGCTGCCTGCGAAGGTGCTCTCCTGGTAGTGGATGCAACGCAGGGAATAGAGGCTCAAACCCTTGCCAATACTTATCTTGCTTTGGAGCACAATCTGGAAATTATTCCGGTCATTAACAAAATAGATTTACCCAGTGCTCATCCTGAAGAGGTGAAGAAGGAGATTGAGGAAGTAATTGGACTTCCGGCAGATGACGCCTTATTAATTTCAGCAAAGGAAGGGATAGGAATTAAAGAGGTATTAGAGGCGGTTGTCAAGAAGATCCCGGCGCCAAAAGGTTCTGAAGATGATCCTTTGAGGGCTCTTATTTTTGATTCCCTCTACGATTCTTATAAAGGTGCTATTGCATTTGTAAGGGTTATGGAGGGTTCGATTAAGCCGGGGCAAACTATAAAGATGATGTCTACCGGAAAAACCTTTCTGGTGACAGAAGTGGGCATATTCAGTCCCGATATGGAAACTACCGATTGCCTGAGAGCAGGTGAAGTCGGTTATGTGGTGGCAGGCATAAAAAACGTTAAGGATACCCGGGTGGGAGACACCATTACTGATGCGGAGAGACCCGCGCAAAATCCCCTTCCGGGTTATAAAAAAGCCGTGCCTATGGTTTTTTCAGGAATGTATCCTGCCGATGGGGAAGATTATGAGAAATTGAAAGAAGCTTTAGAGAAGCTTCAGTTGAATGATGCGGCTTTGTATTTTGAACCCGAGACTTCTGCAGCCTTAGGGTTTGGCTTCAGGTGCGGTTTTTTGGGTTTACTTCACATGGAAATTATTCAAGAACGGCTGGAGCGTGAATACGATATAAATATGATCACTACTGCTCCAAGCGTTGTGTATAAAATAAAAAAGACCGATGGGGAGGAAATTATGGTGGACAATCCCACCAATTTTCCGGATCCCTCAAAAATAGAGTACATTGAGGAACCTTTTGTGGAAGCTCAAATTATGCTCCCTACCGAATACGTAGGTCCGGTAATGGAACTATGCCAGGATAAGCGTGGAATTTTTAAAGATATGCAATATATAAATGAGAAAAGAGTAATTTTAAGATATCATATGCCCCTCTTGGAGATTATTTATGATTTTTTTGACCAGTTAAAATCAAGAACTCGAGGATATGCATCTTTAGATTACGAATTTATCGGGTATTTCAAATCGGATTTATGTAAAGTGGATATTCTGGTTAACGGTGAAATAGTAGATGCTCTGTCTTTTATAGTTCATAAGGATAAAGCGTATTACAGGGCAAGGCAAATAGTTGAAAAATTGAAGGAAGTCATCCCAAGACAACTTTTTGAGATTCCAATTCAAGCTGCAATTGGTGGAAGGATAATTGCGAGAGAAACAATTAAAGCTTTAAGGAAAAATGTTCTGGCGAAGTGTTATGGCGGTGACGTAACGAGAAAGAAAAAATTATTGGAGAAGCAAAAAGAAGGCAAAAAGCGTATGAGGCAGTTTGGAAAGGTAGAACTTCCTCAAGAGGCCTTCATGTCCGTATTAAAGATGGGGTAA
- the holA gene encoding DNA polymerase III subunit delta: protein MNKNIFLLYGSEGLLIEEAVEKIKKKYLNSSSDEIDFIKFDGEENNGSDIINACLVVPFMSKKRVVLVKNASFLSDFRSNKKIEEEKLANFLEEDFPEYACLILTCEKVDKRKKLYRTIEKIGFIKEYKINNQKEKIQWIKKRAMFYNKNLDETAVAYLAYYTGDLYQTENEIKKIVFSFDENKVIKTEEIEEIISKNDETNIFELIDCIMENKKNLALSKLTELFKKGEKGILVLHMISKHLINLFCIKIAGEEGEKIGEKLGLHPFVFKKLKNQANNFSIERLKYALHLCEQLDFEIKKGKINDKMGLEILVSKL, encoded by the coding sequence ATGAATAAAAATATTTTTTTATTGTATGGTAGTGAAGGATTGCTAATTGAGGAAGCAGTAGAAAAAATTAAAAAAAAGTATTTAAATAGCAGTTCTGATGAAATAGACTTTATTAAATTCGATGGAGAAGAAAATAATGGATCGGATATTATAAATGCGTGTCTTGTAGTACCTTTTATGAGTAAAAAAAGAGTTGTGCTTGTTAAAAATGCAAGCTTTCTAAGTGATTTTAGAAGCAACAAAAAAATTGAAGAAGAGAAGCTTGCTAATTTTCTTGAAGAGGATTTTCCCGAATACGCATGCCTTATTTTAACCTGCGAAAAAGTTGATAAGAGAAAAAAACTATACAGGACAATTGAAAAAATAGGGTTTATAAAGGAATATAAAATAAATAATCAAAAAGAAAAAATTCAATGGATAAAGAAAAGGGCAATGTTTTATAACAAAAATCTGGATGAAACAGCTGTAGCATATTTAGCATATTATACCGGAGATTTATACCAAACGGAAAACGAGATAAAAAAAATTGTTTTTTCTTTTGACGAAAATAAAGTTATAAAAACAGAGGAAATTGAAGAAATAATTTCTAAAAATGATGAAACAAATATTTTCGAACTTATAGACTGCATAATGGAAAATAAAAAAAATTTAGCTCTCTCAAAGTTGACAGAGCTATTTAAAAAAGGAGAGAAAGGAATATTAGTTTTGCATATGATTTCTAAACATTTGATTAATTTATTCTGTATAAAGATTGCAGGTGAAGAGGGAGAAAAAATTGGAGAAAAATTGGGCTTACATCCCTTTGTATTTAAAAAGCTTAAGAATCAAGCCAATAATTTTTCTATTGAGAGGTTAAAGTACGCCTTACATTTATGCGAACAACTGGACTTTGAAATAAAAAAAGGAAAGATTAATGATAAAATGGGGCTCGAGATTTTAGTAAGTAAATTGTAA